From a single Xiphophorus maculatus strain JP 163 A chromosome 5, X_maculatus-5.0-male, whole genome shotgun sequence genomic region:
- the LOC111608560 gene encoding induced stolen tip protein TUB8-like isoform X2, with amino-acid sequence MKQVLILLCLLVSTFAAPAPGSESSEAAAHANEALRLMEMYRLYQQQGLANPFLRAADTPANSAVAPAVVAFQAQLAPAPAEDVSDEETEDGNSAPRIAVPGAPGAPLNSDEEEEAEETEVAEVEPTVVDTAPADPTAAPAADPAAAAEPEVVDIPPDVAPVDGVVVAVPPVDIVPVDTAAEVPVDVAGPVATDVDVVDVPAATAAAEVLATL; translated from the exons ATGAAGCAGGTTTTAATCTTGCTGTGCCTTCTGGTCTCCACCTTTGCTGCCCCT GCACCAGGCAGTGAGAGTAGTGAG GCTGCAGCACACGCTAATGAGGCCCTGAGGTTGATGGAGATGTACAGGCTATACCAGCAGCAg gggCTTGCAAATCCCTTCCTTCGAGCTGCTGATACTCCT gcTAATTCAGCTGTTGCGCCTGCG GTGGTTGCTTTTCAAGCCCAGCTGGCTCCCGCCCCTGCAGAGGACGTCTCAGACGAGGAAACCGAG gATGGGAACTCCGCTCCTAGAATTGCAGTGCCCGGTGCTCCTGGTGCTCCTCTGAACTCTGACGAAGAGGAGGAAGCTGAAGAGACGGAGGTAGCTGAGGTTGAGCCGACTGTGGTGGACACCGCACCTGCTGACCCCACAGCAGCCCCGGCAGCAGACCCCGCAGCAGCTGCTGAACCTGAAGTGGTTGACATCCCTCCAGATGTTGCACCAGTTGATGGTGTTGTTGTTGCCGTGCCCCCTGTTGACATTGTTCCTGTGGACACAGCTGCTGAGGTGCCTGTCGATGTGGCCGGCCCTGTCGCTACTGACGTTGATGTTGTTGATGTTCCTGCAGCCACAGCAGCTGCTGAGGTCCTTGCAACACTGTAA
- the LOC111608560 gene encoding induced stolen tip protein TUB8-like isoform X1, whose amino-acid sequence MKQVLILLCLLVSTFAAPAPGSESSEQAAAHANEALRLMEMYRLYQQQGLANPFLRAADTPANSAVAPAVVAFQAQLAPAPAEDVSDEETEDGNSAPRIAVPGAPGAPLNSDEEEEAEETEVAEVEPTVVDTAPADPTAAPAADPAAAAEPEVVDIPPDVAPVDGVVVAVPPVDIVPVDTAAEVPVDVAGPVATDVDVVDVPAATAAAEVLATL is encoded by the exons ATGAAGCAGGTTTTAATCTTGCTGTGCCTTCTGGTCTCCACCTTTGCTGCCCCT GCACCAGGCAGTGAGAGTAGTGAG CAGGCTGCAGCACACGCTAATGAGGCCCTGAGGTTGATGGAGATGTACAGGCTATACCAGCAGCAg gggCTTGCAAATCCCTTCCTTCGAGCTGCTGATACTCCT gcTAATTCAGCTGTTGCGCCTGCG GTGGTTGCTTTTCAAGCCCAGCTGGCTCCCGCCCCTGCAGAGGACGTCTCAGACGAGGAAACCGAG gATGGGAACTCCGCTCCTAGAATTGCAGTGCCCGGTGCTCCTGGTGCTCCTCTGAACTCTGACGAAGAGGAGGAAGCTGAAGAGACGGAGGTAGCTGAGGTTGAGCCGACTGTGGTGGACACCGCACCTGCTGACCCCACAGCAGCCCCGGCAGCAGACCCCGCAGCAGCTGCTGAACCTGAAGTGGTTGACATCCCTCCAGATGTTGCACCAGTTGATGGTGTTGTTGTTGCCGTGCCCCCTGTTGACATTGTTCCTGTGGACACAGCTGCTGAGGTGCCTGTCGATGTGGCCGGCCCTGTCGCTACTGACGTTGATGTTGTTGATGTTCCTGCAGCCACAGCAGCTGCTGAGGTCCTTGCAACACTGTAA
- the LOC102234538 gene encoding uncharacterized protein LOC102234538 — protein sequence MKLILLAACIIGMAFSAPPQMYMEFDLHHAPPQAAQAIPAGAPVGSLEVLLPVNNQRQYVGGPVQGFIKQEIHRADGKDDEIYYPFGFDQPAPAAAAPAAPVAPAAPAAPAAPVPAAPAAPVAPVAPVVIIAAPVAKPSDDDEEDD from the exons ATGAAGCTCATTCTGCTAGCAGCCTGCATCATTGGGATGGCTTTCAGTGCTCCT CCTCAGATGTACATGGAGTTTGACCTTCACCATGCCCCTCCTCag GCGGCCCAAGCAATCCCTGCTGGAGCCCCAGTGGGGTCCCTGGAAGTT CTGCTCCCAGTTAACAACCAGAGGCAATATGTTGGAGGACCA GTCCAAGGATTCATCAAGCAGGAGATCCACAGGGCAGATGGCAAAGACGATGAGATT TACTACCCCTTTGGATTTGACCAGccagctccagctgcagctgcccCTGCTGCTCCTGTTGCACCTGCTGCCCCTGCTGCCCCCGCTGCCCCTGTTCCTGCTGCCCCTGCTGCTCCTGTAGCACCAGTTGCTCCTGTTGTTATCATCGCTGCACCC GTTGCCAAACCCAGTGATGATGACGAGGAAGATGACTAA
- the LOC111608546 gene encoding uncharacterized protein LOC111608546 — protein MFIIFLLSCLAIIVPAIPVSPRTRPLQQSQKGVNHGSQPVDATIRKPEAQMDPSLPHSLDQPQPGNPQQPDQQANNQHSLQHFALFPQGGSPVMLPLPQSVAGFLPPNQLTLAQQPLIFPSYGFMPVFPSPYSNQLFSPYGFPKVSESPLPQTPINQLTNGPVLPAENAAGAAAPSIAAAQQTQQQNPPVVYMLQQPMNPSLGGLSSEELEIAAKLSQLGMFMPTMLANLPAGAAAVQAQSQFAGITNPDQRASRQTAGTSASGAQPLQGLPCSGSQLNVNNPHAGLKRAVPKTPTVRSADRPKLQPT, from the exons ATGTTCatcatatttctgctttcatgtTTGGCTATAATAGTACCTGCAATACCG gTTAGTCCAAGAACTCGTCCTCTGCAGCAGTCACAGAAGGGAGTCAATCATGGAAGTCAACCTGTTGATGCCACAATCAGGAAACCTGAGGCTCAGATGGACCCGTCTCTTCCTCACAGCTTGGACCAACCACAGCCTGGAAATCCCCAGCAGCCGGATCAACAGGCCAACAACCAACATTCATTACAGCATTTCGCATTGTTTCCACAAGGGGGCAGCCCAGTGATGTTGCCCCTTCCTCAGAGTGTCGCTGGATTTCTACCGCCTAACCAGCTGACCCTTGCTCAGCAGCCTCtg ATTTTTCCATCGTACGGATTCATGCCTGTATTCCCCTCACCCTATAGCAATCAGCTG TTCTCCCCATATGGATTCCCGAAGGTTTCTGAGTCTCCCCTCCCTCAAACTCCAATAAATCAGCTCACCAACGGTCCAGTGCTGCCAGCAGAAAATGCTGCAGGGGCAGCTGCACCTTCCATAGCTGCAGctcaacaaacacaacaacag AATCCCCCAGTCGTGTACATGCTCCAGCAACCCATG AATCCCTCACTTGGAGGTCTTAGCTCAGAGGAACTGGAG ATAGCAGCAAAACTGAGCCAGCTGGGTATGTTTATGCCCACCATGCTTGCGAACCTTCCTGCTGGAGCAGCAGCTGTTCAGGCGCAGAGTCAGTTTGCCGGAATCACAAACCCAGACCAACGGGCTTCCAGACAAACTGCAGGGACCTCAGCTTCTGGAGCCCAACCATTACAGGGTCTACCTTGCTCTGGATCACAGCTGAATGTTAACAACCCGCACGCAGGTCTGAAGAGAGCAGTGCCTAAAACTCCCACAGTCCGATCAGCGGATCGACCCAAACTCCAGCCCACATAA